In the genome of bacterium, the window TTATCCGGGCTAATCACCACCGTCCCCTTCGCCTTCGCGATCAACGCGCGTCGCTGACCCGTCTTGTAAGCGGAGAACTCCATGGTGCGCGAGGTGTTTCCGATCCTCGTGATCCTGGCCGTCGCCTCGATCGTGTCGCCGGCGTAGACGGGCCGGAGAAAATCGACGCTCTCGTAGGCGCGAAAGAGGCCCTCGTTCAGCCCCCTCGTTTCGCGCAGGCAAAGGGCGGTCGCCGCGTCGCCGAAAAACTCAAGAATCTTGGCCCCGGCCACCAAACCACCCGAATAGTGAGCGTCTTTTGGGCCGAG includes:
- a CDS encoding hotdog domain-containing protein — encoded protein: LGPKDAHYSGGLVAGAKILEFFGDAATALCLRETRGLNEGLFRAYESVDFLRPVYAGDTIEATARITRIGNTSRTMEFSAYKTGQRRALIAKAKGTVVISPDKPARRR